A window of the Fusobacterium periodonticum ATCC 33693 genome harbors these coding sequences:
- a CDS encoding carboxypeptidase M32, protein MREKFRELVKRKNRIHANLELVQWDLETKTPIKSRPYLSELVGELSMKDYALSTSDEFVNLVEELNKQKETLTEIEKKEIELSMEEIEKKKKIPADEYEDYAKLTSYNQTVWEEAKAKKDFSIVKEGLKKIFDYNKKFATYRRKDEKTLYDVLLNDYEKGMDTERLDVFFSELKKEIVPFLKKIQEKKKTIKEVDKLSVPVDEDVQFKFAKFLSSYVGFDFEKGLVETSEHPFTLNLNKNDVRLTTNNKKDSPMSTVFSIIHESGHGIYEQQTSDELIDTLLGTGGSMGLHESQSRFMENIVGENKAFWKPLYSKAGEFYPFLKDLEFEEFYKQINRIEPGLIRVEADELTYSLHIMLRYEIEKMLINGEVNIDDLPKIWNEKVKEYLGLEPQNDSEGLMQDIHWYCGLVGYFPSYAIGNAYASQIYNTMKKDFDVDKALENQDLKKITDWLGEKIHKYGLLKDTPTIIKEVTGEELNPKYYIEYLKEKYSKIYEI, encoded by the coding sequence ATGAGAGAAAAATTTAGAGAATTAGTAAAAAGAAAGAACAGGATACATGCTAATTTAGAGCTTGTTCAATGGGATTTAGAAACAAAGACTCCAATAAAATCAAGACCTTATTTATCTGAATTGGTAGGAGAATTAAGTATGAAAGATTATGCTCTATCTACATCAGATGAATTTGTAAACTTAGTAGAAGAATTAAATAAACAAAAAGAAACTTTGACTGAAATAGAAAAAAAAGAAATAGAATTATCTATGGAAGAAATTGAAAAGAAAAAGAAAATACCTGCTGATGAATATGAAGATTATGCAAAATTAACAAGCTATAATCAGACAGTTTGGGAAGAAGCTAAGGCTAAAAAAGATTTCTCAATAGTAAAAGAAGGCTTAAAGAAGATATTTGATTACAATAAAAAGTTTGCTACATATAGAAGAAAAGATGAAAAAACTCTTTATGATGTATTGTTAAATGATTATGAAAAAGGTATGGACACTGAAAGATTAGATGTATTTTTTAGTGAATTGAAAAAGGAAATAGTTCCTTTCTTAAAGAAAATTCAAGAAAAGAAAAAGACTATAAAAGAAGTAGACAAATTAAGTGTTCCTGTTGATGAAGATGTGCAATTTAAATTTGCAAAGTTTTTATCAAGTTATGTAGGTTTTGATTTTGAAAAAGGTCTTGTTGAAACAAGTGAACATCCATTTACTTTAAACTTAAATAAAAATGATGTAAGACTTACTACAAATAATAAAAAGGATAGTCCTATGTCTACTGTATTTTCAATAATTCATGAATCAGGACATGGTATCTATGAGCAACAAACATCAGATGAATTAATTGATACTTTACTTGGTACAGGTGGAAGTATGGGACTTCATGAATCTCAATCAAGATTTATGGAAAACATAGTTGGAGAAAACAAAGCTTTCTGGAAACCTCTATATAGTAAGGCAGGAGAATTTTATCCATTCTTAAAAGATTTAGAATTTGAAGAATTCTACAAACAAATAAATAGAATTGAACCTGGACTTATAAGAGTTGAGGCAGATGAATTAACATATTCTCTACATATTATGTTAAGATATGAAATAGAAAAAATGTTAATAAATGGTGAAGTTAATATAGATGATTTACCAAAAATTTGGAATGAAAAAGTGAAAGAATATTTAGGTCTAGAACCTCAAAATGACTCTGAAGGACTTATGCAAGATATACATTGGTATTGTGGATTAGTTGGATATTTCCCTTCTTATGCAATAGGAAATGCCTATGCCTCACAAATATACAATACTATGAAAAAAGATTTTGATGTAGATAAAGCTTTAGAAAATCAAGATTTGAAAAAAATAACTGATTGGTTAGGAGAAAAAATTCATAAGTATGGTCTATTAAAAGATACTCCTACTATTATAAAAGAAGTTACAGGGGAAGAATTAAATCCTAAATACTATATTGAATATTTAAAAGAAAAATATAGCAAAATCTATGAAATATAG
- the nth gene encoding endonuclease III — protein sequence MTKKEKVKKILEELHKKFGEPKCALNFQTPFELLVAVILSAQCTDKRVNIVTEEMFKEVNTPEQFANMEIEEIENYIKSTGFFRNKAKNIKKCSQQLLEKYNGEIPQDMDKLTELAGVGRKTANVVRGEVWGLADGITVDTHVKRITNLIGLVKSEDPIKIEQELMKIVPKKSWIVFSHYLILHGRATCIARRPQCKNCEISDCCNYGKIKLLKEN from the coding sequence ATGACAAAAAAAGAAAAGGTAAAAAAGATATTAGAGGAACTCCATAAAAAATTTGGTGAACCTAAGTGTGCATTAAATTTTCAAACTCCTTTTGAACTTTTAGTAGCTGTTATACTTTCTGCCCAATGTACAGATAAGAGAGTAAACATAGTTACAGAAGAAATGTTCAAAGAAGTAAACACTCCTGAGCAATTTGCCAATATGGAAATAGAAGAAATTGAAAACTATATAAAGAGTACAGGATTTTTTAGAAATAAAGCTAAGAATATAAAAAAATGTAGTCAACAGTTATTAGAAAAATACAATGGAGAAATCCCACAAGACATGGATAAACTTACAGAACTTGCTGGAGTTGGAAGAAAGACAGCCAATGTTGTTAGAGGTGAAGTTTGGGGACTTGCAGATGGAATAACTGTAGATACTCATGTAAAAAGAATTACAAATCTAATAGGTTTAGTTAAAAGTGAAGATCCTATTAAAATAGAGCAAGAGCTTATGAAAATTGTTCCTAAAAAATCTTGGATAGTATTCTCTCACTATTTAATTTTACATGGAAGAGCAACTTGTATTGCAAGAAGACCACAGTGTAAAAACTGTGAAATTTCTGACTGTTGCAACTATGGTAAAATAAAATTATTAAAAGAGAACTAA
- a CDS encoding GNAT family N-acetyltransferase encodes MSRFKIRNMREDDIEIIYKNLHLDFVNKYFKNNKEKKKIHDNHSEWYKTHISSFDYLIYIFEDEEANFVAMTSYEILEDTAKINIYLNKDYRNKGYSQEILTESIDKFLNDNKNIKTLKAYILEENLVSKKIFENLSFIYDKKEICRDELEYLIYRKIVRY; translated from the coding sequence TTGTCTAGATTCAAAATTAGAAATATGAGAGAAGATGATATTGAAATTATTTACAAAAATTTACATTTAGATTTTGTAAATAAATACTTTAAAAATAACAAAGAAAAGAAAAAGATACATGATAATCATAGTGAATGGTATAAAACTCATATATCTTCTTTTGATTACTTAATTTACATTTTTGAAGATGAAGAAGCTAATTTTGTGGCAATGACAAGTTATGAAATTTTAGAAGATACAGCTAAAATAAATATATATTTGAATAAAGACTATAGAAATAAAGGATACTCACAAGAAATACTAACTGAAAGTATAGATAAATTTTTGAATGATAATAAAAATATAAAAACCTTAAAGGCATATATATTAGAAGAAAATCTTGTTTCAAAAAAGATTTTTGAAAATTTATCTTTTATATATGATAAAAAAGAAATTTGTAGAGATGAACTAGAATACCTAATATATAGAAAAATAGTTCGTTACTAG
- the brnQ gene encoding branched-chain amino acid transport system II carrier protein encodes MYNMIDVVTAGFALFAMLFGAGNLIFPPMLGYELGSNWGIAAIGFILTGVGIPLMGIIASANAGKDLDSFSNKVSPLFAKFYGIALILSIGPLLALPRTGATAYEVTFYHAGLTTSTLKYVYLTVYFLLALLFSLKSSEVVDRVGKILTPILLIVLLIILVKGVFFNSSTIAEKAYELPFKKGFIEGYQTMDALAAIVFSTVILNAIRGKTKLTEKQEFSYLLKVGLIAALGLTIVYAGLTYIGATFGGTELVTGAEKTDLLVKISTNLLGKIGYLILAICVAGACLTTSIGLIVTVAEYFSGLMKVSYQKLVVITTIIGFLFAMFGVNKIVIISVPVLVFLYPISIALILLNFFRVKNANVFKGVVLVSGLVGLYEGISVTGIAMPEVFTNIYNSLPLVNLGLPWLVPALVVGIVCNFMKTEK; translated from the coding sequence ATGTATAATATGATAGATGTTGTAACAGCAGGTTTCGCATTGTTTGCAATGTTATTTGGGGCAGGAAACTTAATATTTCCTCCTATGTTAGGTTATGAATTAGGAAGCAACTGGGGAATAGCTGCAATTGGATTTATTTTGACAGGAGTAGGAATTCCTTTAATGGGAATAATTGCTTCTGCAAATGCGGGGAAAGATTTAGATAGTTTTTCAAATAAGGTATCGCCTTTATTTGCTAAATTTTATGGAATAGCACTTATTTTATCAATAGGGCCACTTTTAGCTCTACCAAGAACAGGTGCAACAGCTTATGAAGTGACATTTTACCATGCTGGGCTTACAACCTCAACTTTAAAATATGTTTATTTAACAGTTTACTTCTTGTTAGCTTTATTATTCTCATTAAAGTCATCAGAAGTTGTGGATAGAGTTGGAAAGATTTTAACTCCTATATTATTGATAGTATTATTGATAATATTAGTTAAGGGAGTATTTTTTAATAGTTCAACAATAGCAGAAAAAGCTTATGAATTACCATTTAAAAAAGGTTTCATAGAAGGCTATCAAACTATGGATGCTTTAGCAGCAATAGTATTCTCTACTGTTATATTAAATGCTATAAGAGGAAAAACTAAACTTACAGAAAAACAAGAGTTTTCTTATCTTTTAAAAGTTGGACTTATTGCAGCTTTAGGGCTTACAATAGTCTATGCAGGTTTAACATATATTGGAGCAACTTTTGGTGGAACTGAATTAGTTACAGGAGCTGAAAAAACAGATTTACTTGTAAAAATTTCTACAAATCTTTTAGGAAAAATAGGATATTTAATATTAGCTATCTGTGTTGCTGGAGCTTGTTTAACTACTTCAATAGGACTAATTGTTACTGTTGCAGAATATTTCAGCGGACTTATGAAGGTATCTTATCAAAAGTTAGTAGTGATAACAACAATAATAGGTTTCCTATTTGCAATGTTTGGAGTAAATAAGATAGTTATTATATCAGTTCCAGTCTTAGTATTCCTATATCCTATAAGTATAGCTTTAATATTATTGAACTTCTTCCGTGTAAAAAATGCTAATGTATTTAAGGGAGTAGTTTTAGTATCAGGACTTGTAGGACTATATGAAGGAATTTCAGTAACTGGAATTGCTATGCCAGAAGTATTTACAAATATATATAATTCTTTACCATTGGTAAATTTAGGATTACCTTGGTTAGTACCAGCTTTAGTGGTTGGAATAGTATGTAATTTTATGAAAACAGAAAAATAA
- the nifU gene encoding Fe-S cluster assembly scaffold protein NifU, which yields MQYTEKVMQHFMNPQNVGVIENPDGYGKVGNPSCGDIMEIFIKVDNNILTDVKFRTFGCASAIASSSISTEMIIGKTVDEALQVTNKAVVDALGGLPAVKMHCSVLAEEAIKMAIEDYIAKRDGKKAE from the coding sequence ATGCAATATACAGAAAAAGTTATGCAACACTTTATGAACCCTCAAAATGTTGGAGTAATAGAAAATCCAGATGGATATGGAAAAGTTGGAAATCCATCTTGTGGAGATATAATGGAAATTTTTATAAAAGTTGATAATAATATTTTAACAGATGTTAAATTTAGAACTTTCGGTTGTGCTTCAGCTATAGCAAGTTCTTCAATTTCAACAGAAATGATCATAGGAAAAACTGTTGATGAGGCATTACAAGTAACAAATAAAGCAGTTGTTGATGCTTTAGGTGGATTACCTGCAGTTAAAATGCACTGTTCTGTTCTAGCAGAAGAAGCTATTAAAATGGCAATAGAAGATTATATCGCTAAAAGAGATGGAAAAAAAGCTGAATAA
- a CDS encoding D-alanyl-D-alanine carboxypeptidase family protein, which yields MFKRFKNLFLIMAILGLIFANSYSSELKEVKAIEEYSAQVLGEEEEEDAEDTSQIIVMPLIKKVEKKEEVKQTPEVKKEEIKEEIKKEPVKEKVKEETKNKEEAKKEEIKKEPEKVETKEVKKIEEEKKTETKNLALEEPENPEKDKQKYEMITYYSKDGVEWVLPDNFRAVLIGDLNGNVIFSKNPDTMYPLASVTKVMSLLVTFDEINAGNIGLHDSVRISKTPLKYGGSGIPLKEGQIFILEDLIKASAVYSANNATYAMAEYVGEGSIFNFVAKMNRKLKQLGLQNDIKYYTPAGLPTRNTKMPMDEGTPRGIYKLSIEALKYHKYIEIAGIKNTKIHNDKISIRNRNHLIGEDGVYGIKTGFHKEAKYNITVAVKFEGIDLIIVVMGGETYKTRDDLVRTIIANLKENYTVRNGQIIRK from the coding sequence ATGTTTAAAAGATTTAAAAATTTGTTTTTGATTATGGCAATTTTGGGACTTATATTTGCAAACTCGTACTCTAGCGAACTGAAAGAAGTTAAGGCAATAGAGGAATATTCAGCTCAAGTCTTAGGAGAAGAAGAGGAAGAAGACGCTGAGGATACAAGTCAAATAATAGTAATGCCTTTGATTAAAAAGGTTGAGAAAAAAGAAGAAGTAAAACAAACCCCTGAAGTAAAAAAAGAAGAGATTAAAGAAGAAATAAAGAAAGAACCTGTTAAAGAGAAAGTTAAGGAAGAAACTAAAAATAAAGAAGAAGCAAAAAAGGAAGAAATCAAAAAAGAGCCTGAAAAAGTAGAAACTAAAGAAGTTAAAAAAATAGAAGAAGAAAAGAAAACAGAAACTAAAAATTTAGCTCTTGAAGAACCAGAAAATCCAGAAAAAGATAAACAAAAATATGAAATGATTACATATTATTCAAAGGATGGGGTTGAATGGGTACTTCCAGATAACTTTAGAGCAGTTTTAATTGGAGATTTAAATGGGAATGTAATATTCTCAAAGAATCCTGATACAATGTATCCACTTGCATCAGTAACAAAGGTAATGTCATTACTTGTTACTTTTGATGAAATCAATGCAGGAAATATTGGTTTACATGATAGTGTAAGAATAAGTAAAACTCCTTTAAAATATGGAGGTAGTGGAATACCTTTAAAAGAAGGACAAATCTTTATATTGGAAGACTTAATAAAAGCTTCAGCAGTATATTCAGCAAACAATGCAACTTATGCTATGGCTGAATATGTAGGAGAAGGAAGTATATTTAATTTCGTAGCTAAAATGAATAGAAAATTAAAACAACTAGGACTACAAAATGATATTAAGTACTATACACCTGCTGGTCTACCAACAAGAAATACTAAGATGCCTATGGATGAAGGAACTCCAAGAGGAATATATAAACTATCTATAGAAGCATTAAAATATCATAAATATATAGAAATAGCAGGTATAAAAAATACAAAGATACATAATGATAAAATTTCTATAAGAAATAGAAATCATTTAATAGGTGAAGATGGAGTTTATGGAATAAAAACAGGATTCCACAAGGAAGCAAAATACAATATAACAGTGGCAGTTAAGTTTGAAGGCATAGATTTAATAATAGTTGTTATGGGTGGAGAAACATATAAGACTAGAGATGATTTAGTAAGAACTATAATAGCTAATTTAAAGGAAAATTATACAGTAAGAAATGGTCAAATAATAAGAAAATAG
- a CDS encoding toxin-antitoxin system YwqK family antitoxin, with the protein MKIYEIGFDYANYNVIFTFKINKDASFFFSKEELDRYFRKDRFYEEANLKRYVEGEAKILDITLLDIYKDKYGTYEGLEKYVELIPDGKKSNVKDIISIPGFGMKVLLSRKAKEYIEKKYSGKLEYLKVSYDKEDFYIVTDIKNIEYCYSLKLPPNIIDVYDFSKVSGKNDIFKIGTIEKKDFLKERFFCIKNFKDYIEESDLKGYKFQEMKDINDIEIFKEEKQEETQFTEIEEKGYYKSGKLKYTGTIWKGFRIKQWKSWYENGNLESDGEFNMKGEEEGEWRYYHQNGKIKNVANYENGKLVGLVKNFDENGKFYSSTYYEKGSNLTKWKFFYEDEKNIKKEGMAYDMGDKVEKRWDITGEWKYYNKEGKLEKIETYENSKIIKVEEF; encoded by the coding sequence ATGAAAATATATGAAATAGGGTTTGATTATGCTAATTATAATGTAATTTTTACATTTAAAATAAATAAAGATGCTTCATTTTTCTTTTCAAAAGAAGAATTAGATAGGTATTTTAGAAAAGATAGATTTTATGAAGAGGCAAATTTAAAAAGGTATGTAGAAGGAGAAGCAAAAATATTAGATATTACATTATTAGATATATATAAAGATAAATATGGTACATATGAAGGATTAGAAAAATATGTAGAATTAATACCAGATGGTAAAAAATCTAATGTTAAAGATATAATATCTATTCCTGGATTTGGAATGAAAGTATTGTTATCAAGAAAAGCAAAAGAATATATAGAAAAAAAATACTCAGGAAAATTAGAATATTTAAAAGTAAGTTATGATAAGGAAGATTTTTATATTGTAACAGATATAAAAAATATTGAATATTGTTATAGCTTAAAGTTACCTCCAAATATAATAGATGTTTATGATTTTTCAAAAGTAAGTGGTAAAAATGATATTTTTAAAATAGGAACTATTGAAAAAAAAGATTTTCTAAAAGAAAGATTTTTTTGTATAAAAAATTTTAAAGACTATATTGAAGAAAGTGACCTAAAAGGCTATAAATTTCAAGAAATGAAAGATATAAATGATATAGAGATTTTTAAAGAAGAAAAGCAAGAAGAAACTCAATTCACAGAAATAGAAGAAAAGGGTTATTATAAAAGTGGTAAATTAAAATATACAGGTACTATATGGAAAGGATTTAGAATAAAACAATGGAAATCTTGGTATGAAAATGGAAATTTAGAATCTGATGGAGAATTTAATATGAAAGGTGAAGAAGAAGGAGAATGGAGATATTATCATCAAAATGGAAAAATAAAAAATGTTGCTAATTATGAGAATGGTAAATTAGTAGGACTTGTTAAAAATTTTGATGAAAATGGGAAATTTTATTCAAGCACATATTATGAAAAGGGTTCTAACTTAACAAAATGGAAATTTTTCTATGAAGATGAAAAAAATATTAAAAAAGAAGGAATGGCTTATGATATGGGAGATAAAGTAGAAAAAAGATGGGATATAACAGGAGAATGGAAATATTACAATAAAGAAGGAAAACTTGAAAAAATAGAAACTTATGAGAATAGTAAAATAATAAAAGTAGAAGAGTTTTAA
- the nifS gene encoding cysteine desulfurase NifS, which yields MKVYLDNNATTKVDEEVVKAMMPYFSDYYGNPFSLHLFGNETGLAVTEARQTIADILKAKPSEIIFTASGSEGDNLAIRGIAKAYKHRGKHIITSTIEHPAVKNTFIDLMEDGFEITMVPVDENGVMILDEFKKALREDTILVSVMHANNEVGSFQPVEEIGKITKERKIIFHVDAVQTMGKVEIYPEKMGIDLLTFSGHKFHAPKGIGVLYKRDGIRFAKVITGGNQEGKRRPGTSNVPYIVGLAKALKMATENMKEEWVREETLRNYFEDEVSKRIPEIKINGKGARRLPGTSSITFKYLEGESMLLNLSLKGIAVSSGSACSSDSLQPSHVLLAMGIPAEYAHGTLRFSLSKYTTKEEIDYTIEALVEIIGKLRELSPLWKTFKDNKLTDTASF from the coding sequence ATGAAAGTTTATTTAGATAATAATGCAACTACAAAGGTTGATGAAGAAGTAGTAAAGGCAATGATGCCATATTTTTCAGACTATTATGGGAATCCATTCAGTCTACATTTATTTGGAAATGAAACAGGGCTTGCAGTAACAGAAGCAAGACAAACTATAGCTGATATTTTAAAAGCAAAACCTAGTGAAATAATATTCACAGCTTCAGGAAGTGAAGGAGATAACCTAGCAATAAGAGGAATAGCTAAAGCATATAAACACAGAGGAAAACATATTATAACATCTACAATAGAACACCCAGCAGTAAAAAATACTTTCATAGATTTAATGGAAGATGGTTTTGAAATTACTATGGTGCCTGTTGATGAAAATGGTGTTATGATCTTAGATGAATTCAAAAAAGCATTGAGAGAAGATACTATTCTTGTCAGTGTAATGCATGCAAATAATGAAGTTGGTTCATTCCAACCAGTTGAAGAAATTGGAAAAATTACAAAAGAAAGAAAAATAATATTCCATGTTGATGCAGTTCAAACAATGGGAAAAGTTGAAATATATCCTGAAAAAATGGGAATAGATTTACTAACTTTCTCAGGACATAAATTCCATGCACCAAAGGGAATAGGAGTTCTATATAAGAGAGATGGTATTCGTTTTGCTAAAGTTATCACAGGTGGTAACCAAGAAGGTAAAAGAAGACCAGGAACATCAAATGTACCATACATAGTTGGATTAGCTAAAGCATTAAAAATGGCTACTGAAAACATGAAAGAAGAATGGGTAAGAGAAGAAACTTTAAGAAACTATTTTGAAGATGAAGTTTCAAAAAGAATACCTGAAATTAAAATAAATGGAAAAGGTGCAAGAAGATTACCAGGAACATCAAGCATTACTTTTAAATACTTAGAAGGAGAATCAATGCTTTTAAATCTAAGTTTAAAAGGAATAGCAGTAAGTTCAGGTTCAGCTTGTTCATCTGACAGTTTACAACCTTCTCATGTTTTACTAGCTATGGGAATACCTGCTGAATATGCACATGGAACTTTAAGATTTTCTTTAAGTAAATACACTACTAAGGAAGAAATAGATTACACTATCGAAGCTTTAGTTGAAATAATAGGTAAATTAAGAGAGTTATCTCCATTATGGAAAACTTTCAAAGATAATAAGTTAACTGATACAGCAAGTTTTTAA
- a CDS encoding arsenate reductase family protein, whose protein sequence is MKDIIFFCYPRCSTCQKAKKWLEENSIKFTERDIVKDKPTEKELKEFFKKSGKELKKFFNTSGILYRELELKDKLPEMTEDEMFKLLATDGKLVKRPMIVTKDFVLNGFKEEEWKEKLKK, encoded by the coding sequence ATGAAAGATATAATATTTTTTTGCTACCCAAGATGTAGCACTTGCCAAAAAGCTAAAAAATGGTTGGAAGAAAACTCAATAAAATTTACTGAAAGAGATATTGTGAAGGATAAGCCTACAGAAAAAGAATTAAAGGAATTCTTTAAAAAATCAGGAAAAGAATTAAAGAAATTCTTTAATACAAGTGGAATTCTATATAGAGAATTGGAATTAAAAGATAAGTTACCAGAAATGACAGAAGATGAAATGTTTAAATTATTAGCAACTGATGGAAAGCTTGTGAAGAGACCTATGATAGTTACAAAAGATTTTGTTTTAAATGGTTTCAAAGAAGAAGAATGGAAGGAAAAATTAAAAAAATAA
- a CDS encoding AHH domain-containing protein, whose translation MYKEVEGKNKVTNIPKNLTKKEMENNKNKANSKILDKQLQNAGVKKPDYNCAAHHLVSDATMPKATKALNKYGIEINSVTNGVYLPTPNADTSKGTTEVVHSGPNAKEYKELLEKSIPDIAENMENTNASYDEIQAALENELNNIRIKLLTGELKINKAKFKTTEKGKK comes from the coding sequence ATGTATAAAGAAGTAGAAGGAAAAAATAAAGTAACTAATATACCCAAAAATTTAACTAAAAAAGAGATGGAAAATAATAAGAATAAGGCAAATTCAAAAATACTAGATAAGCAACTTCAAAATGCAGGAGTAAAAAAACCAGATTATAACTGTGCAGCTCATCACTTAGTTTCTGATGCAACTATGCCTAAAGCAACTAAAGCTTTAAATAAATATGGGATTGAAATAAACTCAGTAACAAATGGAGTTTATTTACCAACACCTAATGCTGATACTAGTAAAGGTACAACAGAAGTTGTTCATTCAGGGCCTAATGCTAAAGAATACAAAGAACTTTTAGAAAAATCTATACCAGATATTGCTGAAAATATGGAAAATACAAATGCTTCTTATGATGAGATACAAGCAGCATTAGAAAATGAATTAAATAATATAAGAATTAAATTATTAACAGGGGAACTAAAAATAAATAAGGCAAAATTTAAAACAACAGAAAAGGGGAAAAAATAG
- the tyrS gene encoding tyrosine--tRNA ligase: MANVYDVLKERGYLKQLTHEDEIKELLEKEKVTFYIGFDPTADSLHVGHFIAMMFMAHMQQHGHRPIALAGGGTGMVGDPSGRTDMRAMMTVETIDHNVECIKKQMQKFIDFSDGKAILENNANWLRNLNYIEFLRDIGEHFSVNRMLAAECYKSRMENGLSFLEFNYMIMQGYDFYVLNKKYNCTMQLGGDDQWSNMIAGVELIRRKDRRQAYAMTCTLLTNSEGKKMGKTAKGALWLDPKKTTPYEFYQYWRNIDDQDVENCLALLTFLPMDEVRRLGALKDAAINEAKKVLAYEVTKIIHGEEEATKAKEATEALFGSGNNLDNAPKIELVAEDFSKELLDVLVDRKILKTKSEGRRLIEQNGMSLNDEKITDVKFTLNENTLGLLKLGKKKFYNIVKK, encoded by the coding sequence ATGGCTAATGTATATGATGTGCTAAAGGAAAGAGGATATTTAAAACAACTTACACATGAAGATGAAATAAAAGAACTTCTTGAAAAAGAGAAGGTGACTTTCTATATAGGATTTGATCCAACAGCAGATAGTTTACATGTTGGACACTTTATAGCTATGATGTTTATGGCTCATATGCAACAACATGGACACAGACCAATAGCTTTAGCTGGTGGTGGAACAGGAATGGTAGGAGATCCAAGTGGAAGAACTGATATGAGAGCTATGATGACTGTTGAAACTATAGATCACAATGTTGAATGTATAAAGAAACAAATGCAAAAGTTTATAGATTTTTCTGATGGAAAAGCTATACTTGAAAACAATGCAAATTGGTTAAGAAATCTAAACTATATAGAATTTTTAAGAGATATAGGAGAACATTTTTCAGTTAATAGAATGCTTGCAGCAGAATGCTATAAGTCAAGAATGGAAAATGGACTATCTTTCTTAGAATTTAACTATATGATAATGCAAGGATATGACTTCTATGTTTTAAATAAAAAATATAATTGTACTATGCAATTAGGTGGAGATGACCAATGGTCTAATATGATAGCAGGAGTGGAATTAATAAGAAGAAAAGATAGAAGACAAGCTTATGCTATGACTTGTACTTTACTAACTAATAGTGAAGGAAAGAAAATGGGAAAAACTGCTAAGGGAGCATTGTGGTTAGATCCTAAAAAGACAACACCTTACGAATTTTACCAATATTGGAGAAATATTGATGACCAAGATGTTGAAAACTGTCTAGCACTTTTAACTTTCTTACCTATGGATGAAGTTAGAAGATTAGGAGCATTAAAAGATGCTGCAATAAATGAAGCTAAAAAAGTTCTAGCTTATGAAGTAACAAAAATTATCCATGGAGAAGAAGAAGCAACAAAGGCTAAGGAAGCAACAGAAGCTCTATTTGGAAGTGGAAATAATTTAGATAATGCACCTAAAATTGAATTAGTAGCTGAAGATTTTTCAAAAGAACTATTAGATGTTTTAGTAGATAGAAAAATTTTAAAAACTAAGAGTGAAGGAAGAAGACTTATAGAACAAAATGGAATGTCTTTAAATGATGAAAAAATAACTGATGTTAAATTCACTTTAAATGAAAATACTTTAGGGCTTTTAAAATTAGGTAAAAAGAAATTCTATAATATTGTAAAAAAATAA
- a CDS encoding Fur family transcriptional regulator → MELQLHRGDIGNYLKEHNIKPSYQRMKIFQYLLDNHNHPTVDTIYKALCTEIPTLSKTTVYNTLNLFIEKKLVYVIVIEENETRYDLLTHTHGHFKCNCCGALFDVELNIDYSKSQELLGCDIEEKHIYFKGICKNCKDRSN, encoded by the coding sequence ATGGAACTACAATTACATAGAGGTGATATAGGAAATTACCTAAAAGAACATAACATAAAACCTTCCTATCAAAGAATGAAAATATTTCAATATCTGTTAGATAACCATAATCATCCAACAGTTGATACAATATATAAGGCACTTTGTACAGAGATACCAACTTTATCTAAGACAACAGTGTATAATACTTTAAATTTATTTATAGAGAAGAAATTAGTTTATGTTATAGTTATTGAAGAAAATGAAACAAGATATGATTTATTAACTCATACACATGGGCATTTTAAATGTAACTGTTGCGGTGCACTATTTGATGTTGAATTAAATATTGATTATAGTAAAAGCCAAGAACTACTAGGTTGTGATATTGAAGAAAAACATATCTATTTTAAAGGAATATGTAAAAATTGTAAAGATAGAAGCAATTAA